The following coding sequences lie in one Apium graveolens cultivar Ventura chromosome 1, ASM990537v1, whole genome shotgun sequence genomic window:
- the LOC141663965 gene encoding branched-chain-amino-acid aminotransferase 2, chloroplastic-like isoform X2, with product MIQRAGASLRHALHQSSTLHSSICKVKARYLTSSVAASFKGDDTSTHSSQLDNFDWDNLGFSLMPADYMYTMKCSQGENFTRGQLSRYGNIELSPAACVLNYGQGLLEGAKAFRGENGRLHLFRPDQNAIRMQIGAERMCMPWPSSQQFVEALKQIALANRRWIPPTGKGSLYIRPLLIGSGAILGVAPSPEYTFLIYASPVGNYFKEGTAALNLYIEEQYHRASRGGAGGIKAITNYSPVLKAQANAKNKGFSDVLYLDSNSKTNIEEASSSNVFIVKGNVISTPAPSGTILEGITRKSIIEIAKDLGYQVEERCVKVEELNDADEVFCTGTAAGVAPIGSITYQDKRVNYNMDAQLVSQKLYSTLVGIQRGVIEDKWGWIVEID from the exons ATGATTCAAAGAGCTGGTGCCTCTCTTCGCCATGCTTTGCATCAATCTTCAACTTTACATTCTTCCATTTGCAAG GTCAAAGCTAGGTACCTGACATCTTCTGTAGCTGCATCATTCAAAGGTGATGACACATCTACTCATTCAAG CCAACTTGACAATTTTGACTGGGATAATCTGGGATTTAGTTTAATGCCTGCTGATTATATGTACACGATGAAGTGTTCGCAAGGCGAGAATTTCACACGAGGACAACTCAGTCGTTATGGGAACATTGAATTGAGCCCTGCTGCTTGTGTTCTCAATTATGGACAG GGATTGCTTGAAGGCGCCAAAGCCTTCAGGGGAGAGAATGGGCGCCTCCATTTATTCCGGCCTGACCAGAATGCAATTCGGATGCAAATTGGTGCAGAAAGAATGTGCATGCCTTGGCCTTCCTCACAACAATTTGTGGAAGCTTTGAAACAAATTGCTCTAGCTAACCGTCGTTGG ATTCCACCAACAGGAAAAGGTTCACTTTATATTAGGCCATTGCTCATTGGAAGTGGCGCTATACTTGGCGTTGCTCCTTCGCCTGAGTACACATTTCTCATATATGCTTCCCCTGTTGGCAACTATTTCAAG GAGGGTACAGCAGCACTGAACTTATACATTGAGGAGCAATATCATCGCGCTTCGCGTGGTGGAGCTGGAGGCATTAAAGCTATTACAAACTACTCTCCA GTTTTAAAAGCTCAAGCCAATGCAAAGAACAAAGGATTCTCTGATGTTTTATACCTTGACTCAAATAGTAAGACAAATATTGAGGAGGCCAGTTCTTCTAACGTTTTCATCGTTAAG GGTAATGTGATATCCACGCCCGCTCCAAGTGGCACTATTCTTGAAGGGATTACCAGGAAAAGCATCATCGAGATTGCGAAGGATCTTGGATACCAA GTTGAAGAAAGGTGTGTTAAGGTGGAGGAACTAAACGATGCTGATGAAGTTTTCTGCACTGGAACTGCTGCAGGTGTTGCGCCAATAGGAAGCATTACCTACCAGGACAAAAG GGTAAATTACAATATGGATGCCCAGCTTGTTTCTCAGAAATTATATTCCACACTTGTCGGGATTCAAAGAGGAGTTATCGAGGATAAATGGGGATGGATAGTAGAGATCGATTGA
- the LOC141663965 gene encoding branched-chain amino acid aminotransferase 1, mitochondrial-like isoform X1 → MIQRAGASLRHALHQSSTLHSSICKVKARYLTSSVAASFKGDDTSTHSSSQLDNFDWDNLGFSLMPADYMYTMKCSQGENFTRGQLSRYGNIELSPAACVLNYGQGLLEGAKAFRGENGRLHLFRPDQNAIRMQIGAERMCMPWPSSQQFVEALKQIALANRRWIPPTGKGSLYIRPLLIGSGAILGVAPSPEYTFLIYASPVGNYFKEGTAALNLYIEEQYHRASRGGAGGIKAITNYSPVLKAQANAKNKGFSDVLYLDSNSKTNIEEASSSNVFIVKGNVISTPAPSGTILEGITRKSIIEIAKDLGYQVEERCVKVEELNDADEVFCTGTAAGVAPIGSITYQDKRVNYNMDAQLVSQKLYSTLVGIQRGVIEDKWGWIVEID, encoded by the exons ATGATTCAAAGAGCTGGTGCCTCTCTTCGCCATGCTTTGCATCAATCTTCAACTTTACATTCTTCCATTTGCAAG GTCAAAGCTAGGTACCTGACATCTTCTGTAGCTGCATCATTCAAAGGTGATGACACATCTACTCATTCAAG CAGCCAACTTGACAATTTTGACTGGGATAATCTGGGATTTAGTTTAATGCCTGCTGATTATATGTACACGATGAAGTGTTCGCAAGGCGAGAATTTCACACGAGGACAACTCAGTCGTTATGGGAACATTGAATTGAGCCCTGCTGCTTGTGTTCTCAATTATGGACAG GGATTGCTTGAAGGCGCCAAAGCCTTCAGGGGAGAGAATGGGCGCCTCCATTTATTCCGGCCTGACCAGAATGCAATTCGGATGCAAATTGGTGCAGAAAGAATGTGCATGCCTTGGCCTTCCTCACAACAATTTGTGGAAGCTTTGAAACAAATTGCTCTAGCTAACCGTCGTTGG ATTCCACCAACAGGAAAAGGTTCACTTTATATTAGGCCATTGCTCATTGGAAGTGGCGCTATACTTGGCGTTGCTCCTTCGCCTGAGTACACATTTCTCATATATGCTTCCCCTGTTGGCAACTATTTCAAG GAGGGTACAGCAGCACTGAACTTATACATTGAGGAGCAATATCATCGCGCTTCGCGTGGTGGAGCTGGAGGCATTAAAGCTATTACAAACTACTCTCCA GTTTTAAAAGCTCAAGCCAATGCAAAGAACAAAGGATTCTCTGATGTTTTATACCTTGACTCAAATAGTAAGACAAATATTGAGGAGGCCAGTTCTTCTAACGTTTTCATCGTTAAG GGTAATGTGATATCCACGCCCGCTCCAAGTGGCACTATTCTTGAAGGGATTACCAGGAAAAGCATCATCGAGATTGCGAAGGATCTTGGATACCAA GTTGAAGAAAGGTGTGTTAAGGTGGAGGAACTAAACGATGCTGATGAAGTTTTCTGCACTGGAACTGCTGCAGGTGTTGCGCCAATAGGAAGCATTACCTACCAGGACAAAAG GGTAAATTACAATATGGATGCCCAGCTTGTTTCTCAGAAATTATATTCCACACTTGTCGGGATTCAAAGAGGAGTTATCGAGGATAAATGGGGATGGATAGTAGAGATCGATTGA